One stretch of Streptomyces sp. R21 DNA includes these proteins:
- a CDS encoding glycosyl hydrolase family 8 yields MKLTHRRRALTWGTALALALPLLGLTAAGTAAAATDYQAEDATISQGAVATNHTGFTGTGFVDYTNIAGSYVEFTVNAASAGSTAIDLRYANGTTTDRPMDISVNGTVVASNVSFAPTGNWDTWATKSVTVSLAAGANKVRATATTANGGPNLDRTTVGAPSTSGPAVPFGSHQFPYTTGTLKPSGSQTALDQAVVSKYTAWKSAFVRQNCGNGWYEVISPDADHPYVAEGQGYGMVVTAFMAGADPDAKKIFDGMVKYMLAHPSVHNSHLLAAEQDSSCKSVDGSDSATDGDLDVAYGLLLADKQWGSAGTYNYKDLATQHINAIKASEVNPSTHLMKLGDWSSSGDQYYYITRSSDWMVDHFRAFRRATGDTAWDTIRTAHQNLIASQQANYASGTGLLADFVVNTNGTPKPASGEVLESPNDGDYGWNACRDPWRIGVDAVTSGDAASLASAHKLNSWIKAKTGGNPDSIVTGYHLNGSAFDSGHDMAFTAPFVVTAMTDSGSQVWLDALWNKLTGTAINSSLYYGGSVQLQSMIVASGNYWVP; encoded by the coding sequence ATGAAACTGACTCATCGCAGACGCGCCCTGACCTGGGGTACCGCCCTGGCCCTCGCGCTGCCCCTGCTCGGCCTGACGGCGGCCGGGACGGCAGCGGCGGCCACCGACTACCAGGCCGAGGACGCCACGATCTCGCAGGGTGCGGTGGCCACCAACCACACCGGCTTCACGGGCACAGGCTTCGTCGACTACACCAACATCGCCGGTTCGTATGTGGAGTTCACGGTGAACGCCGCCTCGGCGGGCAGTACCGCGATCGACCTGCGGTACGCCAACGGCACGACGACCGACCGCCCGATGGACATCTCCGTCAACGGCACGGTCGTCGCCTCGAACGTGTCCTTCGCGCCGACCGGCAACTGGGACACCTGGGCCACCAAGTCGGTCACTGTCTCGCTGGCCGCGGGCGCCAACAAGGTCCGCGCCACCGCGACCACCGCCAACGGCGGACCCAACCTCGACAGGACCACCGTCGGTGCGCCCAGCACGAGCGGGCCCGCCGTCCCGTTCGGCAGCCATCAATTCCCGTACACCACAGGCACGTTGAAGCCGTCCGGCAGTCAGACGGCCCTCGACCAGGCCGTCGTCAGCAAGTACACCGCCTGGAAGTCCGCCTTCGTACGGCAGAACTGCGGCAACGGCTGGTACGAGGTCATCTCGCCCGACGCCGACCACCCCTACGTCGCCGAGGGCCAGGGATACGGCATGGTCGTCACCGCGTTCATGGCGGGCGCCGACCCCGACGCGAAGAAGATCTTCGACGGCATGGTCAAGTACATGCTGGCGCACCCCTCGGTGCACAACTCGCACCTGCTCGCTGCCGAGCAGGACTCCTCCTGCAAGTCCGTCGACGGCTCGGACTCGGCGACCGACGGCGACCTCGACGTGGCGTACGGGCTGCTGCTCGCCGACAAGCAGTGGGGGAGCGCGGGAACGTACAACTACAAGGACCTCGCGACCCAGCACATCAACGCCATCAAGGCGAGCGAGGTCAACCCGAGCACGCATCTGATGAAGCTCGGCGACTGGTCCTCGTCCGGCGATCAGTACTACTACATCACGCGGTCCTCCGACTGGATGGTCGACCACTTCCGGGCCTTCCGCCGCGCCACCGGCGACACCGCCTGGGACACCATCCGCACCGCTCACCAGAACCTGATCGCCTCGCAGCAGGCCAACTACGCCTCCGGCACGGGTCTGTTGGCGGACTTCGTCGTGAACACCAACGGCACCCCGAAGCCTGCGAGCGGCGAGGTCCTGGAGAGCCCCAACGACGGCGACTACGGCTGGAACGCCTGCCGTGACCCTTGGCGGATCGGCGTCGACGCCGTCACCAGCGGCGACGCGGCCTCCCTCGCCTCGGCGCACAAGCTCAACTCCTGGATCAAGGCGAAGACCGGCGGCAACCCCGACAGCATCGTCACCGGCTACCACCTGAACGGCTCGGCGTTCGACAGCGGGCACGACATGGCGTTCACGGCGCCCTTCGTCGTCACGGCCATGACCGACTCCGGTTCGCAAGTCTGGCTGGACGCCCTCTGGAACAAGCTCACCGGCACGGCGATCAACTCCTCGCTCTACTACGGCGGCAGCGTCCAGCTCCAGTCGATGATCGTGGCGTCCGGCAACTACTGGGTGCCCTGA
- a CDS encoding carbohydrate-binding protein — translation MHPLVPPRRLGVVLAALFGLLLSLLFASPPSARAEAAATDYQAESATISQGAVATNHTGFTGTGFVDYTNITGSYVEFTADAAAAGQTTLTFRYANGTTADRPMNISVNGTVVASSVSFAPTANWDTWATRSVTVSLAAGANKVRATATTANGGPNLDRLTLGSAPVGTPGLAVAPYEYFGWGNPQSPTSVMSATGVKWFTLAFILSDGSCNPAWDGSRPLTGGDDQSKINSIRSAGGDVIVSFGGWSGAKLGEKCSSASSLAGAYQKVINAYGLKVIDIDIENTEWGNATVRQRVIDALKIVKANNSGLKTVITFGTTTSGPDSTGVDMINRGANSGLANDIWCIMPFDFGGGTTNMGTLTTQAMEGLKGRVKSAYGYSDTTAYAHIGLSSMNGKTDDSGELVRISDFQTMLVYAQQHHIARLTYWAVNRDRACGSGSDGDACSGVSQQPYDYLKVFAQYTG, via the coding sequence GTGCACCCCCTCGTACCCCCACGCCGTCTCGGCGTGGTCCTCGCCGCCCTGTTCGGGCTGCTGCTCTCCCTGCTGTTCGCCTCGCCCCCATCGGCCCGCGCGGAGGCCGCGGCCACCGACTACCAGGCCGAGAGCGCCACCATCTCCCAGGGCGCGGTGGCCACCAACCACACGGGCTTCACGGGCACGGGCTTCGTCGACTACACCAACATCACCGGCTCGTACGTCGAGTTCACGGCGGACGCGGCGGCTGCCGGTCAGACGACCCTGACCTTCCGTTACGCCAACGGCACGACCGCCGACCGCCCCATGAACATCTCCGTGAACGGCACGGTCGTCGCCTCGAGCGTGTCCTTCGCGCCCACCGCGAACTGGGACACCTGGGCCACCAGGTCGGTCACCGTCTCGCTGGCCGCGGGCGCCAACAAGGTCCGCGCCACCGCGACCACCGCCAACGGCGGACCCAACCTCGACAGACTGACGCTCGGCAGCGCCCCCGTCGGCACCCCGGGCCTGGCGGTCGCGCCGTACGAGTACTTCGGCTGGGGCAACCCGCAGAGCCCGACCTCCGTGATGTCGGCGACCGGCGTCAAGTGGTTCACCCTCGCCTTCATCCTGTCCGACGGCTCCTGCAACCCTGCCTGGGACGGCTCGCGCCCGCTGACCGGCGGCGACGACCAGTCGAAGATCAACTCGATCCGGTCGGCCGGCGGTGACGTGATCGTCTCCTTCGGCGGCTGGAGCGGCGCGAAGCTCGGCGAGAAGTGCAGCAGTGCCTCTTCGCTCGCGGGCGCCTACCAGAAGGTCATCAACGCCTACGGCCTCAAGGTCATCGACATCGACATCGAGAACACCGAGTGGGGCAACGCCACCGTCCGCCAGCGTGTGATCGACGCGCTGAAGATCGTGAAGGCCAACAACTCCGGCCTGAAGACCGTCATCACCTTCGGCACCACGACCAGCGGCCCCGACTCCACCGGCGTCGACATGATCAACCGTGGCGCCAACTCCGGTCTGGCCAACGACATCTGGTGCATCATGCCGTTCGACTTCGGCGGCGGCACCACCAACATGGGCACGCTGACCACCCAGGCCATGGAAGGCCTGAAGGGGCGCGTCAAGTCCGCGTACGGCTACAGCGACACGACGGCGTACGCGCACATCGGGCTCTCGTCGATGAACGGCAAGACCGACGACTCCGGCGAGCTCGTCCGCATCTCCGACTTCCAGACCATGCTCGTCTACGCCCAACAGCACCACATCGCACGCCTCACCTACTGGGCCGTCAACCGAGACCGGGCCTGCGGCTCCGGCTCCGACGGCGACGCGTGCAGCGGCGTCTCGCAGCAGCCGTACGACTACCTCAAAGTCTTCGCCCAGTACACGGGCTGA
- a CDS encoding CBM35 domain-containing protein translates to MRHLRAVLLALAGVLIAGAIPLLTAPPAAASGNGQSIRPAMGWSSWSFVRRWPTEDKIKAQADALVSSGLDRHGFVYVNLDDFYQKCDSNGFVVDSYGRWTVDSAKFPSGIKALADYVHSKGLKFGFYVTPGIAKNAVLKNTPIEGTSYHAADIADTSTLEKNYNCKNMYYIDYTKPGAQEFVNSWARQFASWGVDYLKIDGVGSQDIPDVRAWDKALRATGRPINYALSNNLAIADAPTWRSLANSWRTQGDVECYCGSGPNGSGYPLTDWSHVTTRFTSAANWQQYAGPGGWNDLDSLEIGNGDQAGLTADQRRSQFTLWSMAGAPLLLGTDLTQLDPVDAAMLTNDRLIAVDQDGYAAKRIVSSGVNQVWSKREDSGDYVVALFNTGTTGSSTATVDWSQVGFTGSGQVTDLWSGADKGTVADTYSATLRPGEARLIRVAPLGTRTVRYQAEQAGITSGSTVDTDHPGFTGTGFVNTANAAGAYVEWTVDSAAARNASVAIRYANGSTVGRPMDVTVNGTVVSANRAFNGTGSWDTWAASTLTVPLKAGANTIRVTATTANGAPNVDALDRS, encoded by the coding sequence ATGAGACACCTCAGAGCCGTACTCCTCGCCCTCGCGGGCGTGTTGATCGCCGGAGCCATCCCGCTGCTGACCGCCCCGCCCGCCGCCGCGTCCGGCAACGGTCAGTCCATCCGGCCCGCGATGGGCTGGAGCAGCTGGAGCTTCGTGCGGCGCTGGCCGACCGAGGACAAGATCAAGGCGCAGGCGGACGCCCTGGTGTCCAGCGGCCTCGACCGGCACGGCTTCGTGTACGTCAACCTCGACGACTTCTACCAGAAGTGCGACTCGAACGGCTTCGTCGTCGACTCCTACGGCCGCTGGACCGTCGACTCCGCCAAATTCCCCTCCGGAATCAAGGCGTTGGCGGACTACGTCCACTCCAAGGGCCTGAAGTTCGGCTTCTACGTCACCCCGGGCATCGCCAAGAACGCCGTCCTGAAGAACACCCCGATCGAGGGCACGTCGTACCACGCGGCGGACATCGCGGACACCTCGACCCTGGAGAAGAACTACAACTGCAAGAACATGTACTACATCGACTACACGAAGCCGGGCGCCCAGGAATTCGTCAACTCCTGGGCCAGGCAGTTCGCTTCGTGGGGCGTCGACTACCTCAAGATCGACGGCGTCGGCAGCCAGGACATCCCCGACGTACGGGCCTGGGACAAGGCGCTGCGGGCCACGGGCCGCCCGATCAACTACGCCCTCTCCAACAACCTCGCCATCGCCGACGCCCCCACCTGGCGTTCCCTGGCGAACAGTTGGCGCACCCAGGGCGACGTCGAGTGCTACTGCGGGTCGGGCCCCAACGGCAGCGGCTATCCGCTCACCGACTGGTCGCACGTCACGACCCGCTTCACGTCGGCCGCCAACTGGCAGCAGTACGCGGGACCCGGCGGCTGGAACGACCTGGACTCGCTGGAGATCGGCAACGGCGACCAGGCCGGACTCACCGCCGACCAGCGGCGCTCGCAGTTCACCCTCTGGTCGATGGCCGGCGCGCCCCTGCTGCTCGGTACCGACCTGACCCAGCTCGACCCGGTCGACGCGGCGATGCTCACCAACGACCGGCTGATCGCCGTCGACCAGGACGGATACGCGGCGAAGCGCATCGTCTCCAGCGGCGTCAACCAGGTCTGGAGCAAGCGCGAGGACAGCGGCGACTACGTGGTGGCGCTCTTCAACACCGGTACGACGGGCTCCTCGACGGCCACCGTGGACTGGTCCCAGGTCGGCTTCACCGGCTCCGGTCAGGTCACGGACCTCTGGTCGGGGGCCGACAAGGGCACGGTCGCCGACACCTACAGCGCCACCCTGCGGCCGGGCGAGGCCCGGCTGATCAGGGTGGCCCCGCTCGGCACCAGGACCGTGCGCTACCAGGCGGAGCAGGCGGGCATCACGTCCGGCTCGACCGTCGACACCGACCACCCCGGCTTCACGGGCACCGGCTTCGTGAACACGGCCAACGCGGCGGGCGCGTACGTCGAGTGGACCGTGGACTCGGCCGCCGCCCGCAACGCCTCGGTGGCCATCAGGTACGCCAACGGGTCCACCGTGGGCCGCCCGATGGACGTCACCGTGAACGGCACCGTCGTCTCCGCGAACCGCGCCTTCAACGGCACGGGGAGCTGGGACACCTGGGCGGCCTCGACGCTCACGGTGCCGCTCAAGGCGGGCGCGAACACGATCCGGGTGACGGCCACGACCGCGAACGGCGCGCCCAACGTGGACGCGCTCGACCGGAGTTGA
- a CDS encoding discoidin domain-containing protein gives MTRTGRRLSGRRPTARLIAVVALLLGALLLPSPAHADLQNPRQDFLRASTGGLFLHWGERTAPQHTSCSAWENDVTNGGWTPDYWVQEAQKLHVQYLVLATFHSRLGYARPWPSAIPGSCATKRDFLGELITAASAKGLKVILYMTDDPQWHAEGGHEWLDSAAYSAYEGTNVDLTTRDGFGRFSYDNFFEVMDRYPTLGGFWIDNDNAYWESHDLYAQIYQKRPNYTISNNNEDTPIMDMISNEQKTGMTPSYDYPQAVYTAGPRLTEADFKLPSTGAWWYDGSNPSVDRMLTLGRLVTNAGSSVKALMAETAQVNGKFPANQESFNNFANSYLGPIWESLHGVEGGGYMYGGLKPGFWNDGAHGVTTISKTDADRQYVHVLTPPSTSTLRIRDNGYRITSVANLRTGAAISWSQSGGVLTLNGLGGWDPYDTVFKVTTAGRQGILPASSYTMSASASASGHGASAAADGSYLSYWDSNKTLPVTLTFDLGGSKRVQYIGLNQREDSVAYARSDTEQSARIKDYKVFLSNDGSNWGSAVKTGQLPSARGMKGIDITAANARYVRLEVDSTWAASTDTTRYKRLRIDEAWIGTSYATPAPEVAP, from the coding sequence ATGACCAGAACCGGCAGACGACTGTCCGGCAGACGACCGACCGCCCGCCTGATCGCGGTGGTGGCGCTCCTCCTCGGCGCGCTGCTGCTTCCCTCGCCCGCACACGCGGACCTGCAGAACCCGCGCCAGGACTTCCTGCGCGCCTCGACCGGCGGCCTCTTCCTGCACTGGGGAGAGCGCACCGCACCCCAGCACACCAGCTGCTCCGCCTGGGAGAACGACGTCACCAACGGCGGCTGGACCCCCGACTACTGGGTGCAGGAGGCCCAGAAACTGCACGTCCAGTACCTCGTTCTCGCCACCTTCCACAGCCGCCTCGGCTACGCCCGCCCCTGGCCCTCAGCGATCCCCGGCAGTTGCGCGACCAAGCGCGACTTCCTCGGCGAACTCATCACCGCGGCCTCCGCCAAGGGTCTGAAGGTCATCCTCTACATGACCGACGACCCCCAGTGGCACGCCGAGGGCGGCCACGAGTGGCTGGACTCCGCCGCGTACTCCGCCTACGAGGGCACGAACGTCGACCTCACCACCCGCGACGGCTTCGGCCGGTTCTCGTACGACAACTTCTTCGAGGTGATGGACCGCTATCCGACGCTCGGCGGCTTCTGGATCGACAACGACAACGCGTACTGGGAGAGCCACGACCTCTACGCGCAGATCTACCAGAAGCGACCCAACTACACGATCAGCAACAACAACGAAGACACGCCGATCATGGACATGATCAGCAATGAGCAGAAGACGGGAATGACCCCGTCGTACGACTACCCCCAAGCGGTCTACACGGCCGGGCCCCGGCTCACCGAGGCCGACTTCAAACTGCCGTCCACTGGCGCCTGGTGGTACGACGGCTCGAACCCGAGCGTCGACCGCATGCTCACCCTCGGCCGGCTCGTCACCAACGCGGGCTCGTCCGTGAAGGCGCTGATGGCCGAAACCGCCCAGGTCAACGGGAAGTTCCCGGCCAACCAGGAGTCCTTCAACAACTTCGCGAACTCCTACCTCGGCCCCATCTGGGAGTCCCTGCACGGAGTCGAGGGCGGCGGCTACATGTACGGCGGCCTCAAGCCCGGCTTCTGGAACGACGGCGCCCACGGGGTCACCACGATCAGCAAGACCGACGCCGACCGGCAGTACGTCCATGTCCTGACCCCGCCGTCCACCAGCACCCTGCGCATCCGCGACAACGGCTACCGGATCACGTCCGTGGCCAACTTGCGTACAGGGGCGGCCATTTCGTGGTCCCAGTCCGGCGGCGTCCTCACTCTGAACGGGCTGGGCGGCTGGGACCCGTACGACACCGTCTTCAAGGTGACCACGGCCGGACGCCAGGGAATCCTGCCCGCCTCCTCGTACACGATGAGTGCGAGCGCGTCGGCAAGCGGGCATGGCGCGTCGGCCGCCGCGGACGGCAGCTACCTCAGCTACTGGGACAGCAACAAGACGCTGCCGGTCACGCTCACCTTCGACCTCGGCGGCTCGAAGCGAGTGCAGTACATCGGCCTCAACCAGCGTGAGGACTCGGTCGCCTACGCCCGCTCCGACACCGAGCAGTCCGCCCGTATCAAGGACTACAAGGTGTTCCTCAGCAACGACGGATCCAACTGGGGGAGTGCGGTCAAGACCGGTCAGCTCCCCAGTGCCCGCGGCATGAAGGGCATCGACATCACCGCGGCGAACGCCCGCTACGTACGTCTCGAAGTCGACTCGACCTGGGCGGCGTCCACCGACACCACCCGCTACAAGCGGCTGCGGATCGACGAGGCGTGGATCGGCACGTCGTACGCGACACCGGCTCCGGAGGTGGCGCCGTGA
- a CDS encoding glycosyl hydrolase family 28 protein: MRRTARRALSLTLLGFLVVLGLSQPPAVARTQTPAGVAAVFDVRDYGAKGDGSTNDTPAVQKAVDAANAAGGGTVQLPSPGTYKSKNTLHMKSNVTLQVDTGATLQGSSADTYDPPESNPYDQYQDYGHSHFHNAMIYGDRLTNIAFVGGGVIDGQGNLITGNPSSGEADKIISLTRCNGLRIGDGLTLRRGGHFAALINGCSNVTSDHLSIDTASDRDGWNIISTTNVTVTNANIKANDDALVFKSDYALGAKLPNGPGRVSDSYLSAVCCNALMFGSETCGDFTDYRFEHIRIEGSDKSGLGMVSMDGAKISDVHYRDITMKDVHSPIMQKIGTRKRCGNNPGVGSISNVTYDDITATGSSPSFSPTLWGESSPNHISGVTFTNVNLTVPGGNGTMSTAVPSNDPTNYNPNSIGTRPAYGWYLHNADHVTFTDSSVRFAANDGRPAVIAGAGSSVKFTRFTAQKGSASPFDIGFQTVSGYCVADSHNTTGGALRLSASGSSQDCGTTPPPGTRYEAESAMYSTGSTVDTDHAGYSGTGFVNTANAAGAYVEWNVNAASAGTKTVAIAYANGTTADRPMDITVNGQVVASGVSFPPTPDWTTWRTIGVAVPLTAGANTVRATATSANGCPNLDYLEVPA, from the coding sequence ATGAGACGCACGGCACGCAGAGCACTCTCCCTGACCCTTCTCGGATTCCTCGTCGTTCTGGGCCTGTCCCAGCCCCCGGCCGTCGCCCGTACCCAGACCCCCGCGGGCGTGGCGGCCGTCTTCGACGTGCGCGACTACGGCGCCAAGGGCGACGGTTCCACCAATGACACCCCCGCCGTCCAGAAGGCGGTCGACGCAGCGAACGCGGCCGGCGGCGGCACCGTCCAACTCCCCTCACCCGGGACGTACAAGTCCAAGAACACGCTGCACATGAAGAGCAACGTGACGCTCCAGGTCGACACGGGCGCCACGCTCCAGGGGTCAAGCGCGGACACGTACGACCCGCCCGAGTCCAACCCCTACGACCAGTACCAGGACTACGGGCACAGCCACTTCCACAACGCGATGATCTACGGCGACCGGCTGACCAACATCGCCTTCGTGGGCGGCGGCGTCATCGACGGCCAGGGCAACCTGATCACCGGGAACCCGTCCTCCGGCGAGGCCGACAAGATCATCTCGCTGACCCGCTGCAACGGCCTGCGCATCGGCGACGGCCTGACCCTGCGCCGTGGCGGCCACTTCGCGGCCCTCATCAACGGCTGTTCGAACGTCACTTCGGACCACCTGAGCATCGACACCGCATCCGACCGCGACGGCTGGAACATCATCAGCACGACCAACGTCACCGTCACCAACGCGAACATCAAGGCCAACGACGACGCACTGGTCTTCAAGAGCGACTACGCGCTGGGCGCCAAACTGCCCAACGGCCCCGGCCGGGTGAGTGACTCGTACCTCTCGGCGGTGTGCTGCAACGCGCTCATGTTCGGCTCGGAGACCTGCGGCGACTTCACGGACTACCGGTTCGAGCACATCAGGATCGAGGGCTCCGACAAGTCGGGGCTGGGCATGGTCTCCATGGACGGCGCCAAGATCTCCGACGTCCACTACCGCGACATCACGATGAAAGACGTCCACTCGCCGATCATGCAGAAGATCGGCACCCGCAAACGCTGCGGCAACAACCCGGGCGTCGGCTCCATCAGCAACGTCACCTACGACGACATCACCGCCACCGGCTCCAGCCCCTCCTTCAGCCCGACCCTGTGGGGCGAGTCGAGCCCGAACCACATCAGTGGCGTCACCTTCACCAACGTCAACCTCACCGTCCCCGGCGGCAACGGCACCATGTCCACCGCCGTGCCGAGCAACGACCCCACCAACTACAACCCGAACAGCATCGGCACCCGGCCCGCGTACGGCTGGTACCTGCACAACGCCGACCACGTCACCTTCACCGACAGCTCGGTGCGGTTCGCGGCGAACGACGGCCGCCCGGCGGTCATCGCGGGCGCGGGCAGCTCGGTGAAGTTCACCCGGTTCACCGCGCAGAAGGGCAGCGCGAGCCCCTTCGACATCGGCTTCCAGACCGTGTCGGGCTACTGCGTCGCCGACAGCCACAACACGACCGGCGGAGCCCTGCGGCTGTCCGCGTCGGGGTCGAGCCAGGACTGCGGCACCACACCGCCGCCCGGTACGCGGTACGAGGCCGAGAGCGCCATGTACTCGACGGGCAGCACCGTCGACACCGACCACGCGGGCTACTCCGGCACCGGCTTCGTGAACACCGCCAACGCGGCCGGCGCATACGTGGAGTGGAACGTGAACGCGGCGAGCGCGGGAACGAAGACCGTCGCGATCGCCTACGCCAACGGCACCACCGCGGACCGGCCGATGGACATCACGGTCAATGGCCAGGTCGTGGCATCCGGCGTCTCCTTCCCGCCGACGCCCGACTGGACGACCTGGCGCACGATCGGCGTCGCCGTCCCGCTCACGGCCGGCGCGAACACCGTACGCGCGACGGCGACCTCCGCGAACGGCTGCCCCAACCTCGACTATCTGGAGGTGCCGGCATGA
- a CDS encoding Tat pathway signal sequence domain protein: MAAPHEPYDIHGPNGKPSRRKVIGAALGSAAVAAGLQSPASAASWQLKWSPTASGNGLGAFETIEDDRADSHPAGHPHIYPEGDNWRFNMHTVDRDTMTDRQRQEVTGLRTSSSNYLKWLPGQTWRVTYSMYIPSSLKATTSFTHIMQMKQPGTGSSPIVVQSLRRVNGAQTIELKLALTDTLIGRTSLDPLHDKWTDVDFQIKVGDGTSGSVRWILKSGGTTVIDKSKSGVDTFLDDRVRPKWGIYRSLGDTSGSLQNCYLLLTNLRGYQLV, from the coding sequence ATGGCCGCACCGCACGAGCCGTACGACATCCACGGGCCGAACGGAAAGCCCTCCCGCCGGAAGGTGATCGGAGCCGCCCTCGGCTCAGCCGCTGTCGCCGCCGGGCTGCAGAGCCCCGCGAGCGCGGCGAGCTGGCAGCTGAAGTGGTCGCCGACCGCGAGCGGCAACGGGCTCGGCGCCTTCGAGACGATCGAGGACGACCGCGCCGACTCGCACCCCGCCGGGCATCCGCACATCTACCCCGAGGGCGACAACTGGCGGTTCAACATGCACACGGTGGACCGCGACACCATGACCGACCGGCAACGCCAGGAGGTCACCGGCCTGCGCACGAGCAGCTCTAACTACCTGAAGTGGCTGCCGGGCCAGACCTGGCGGGTGACGTACTCGATGTACATCCCCAGCTCGCTCAAGGCGACCACCAGTTTCACCCACATCATGCAGATGAAGCAGCCGGGCACCGGCAGTTCGCCGATCGTCGTCCAGTCGCTGCGCCGCGTGAACGGCGCCCAGACCATCGAGTTGAAGCTCGCCCTCACCGACACCCTGATCGGCCGCACCAGTCTGGACCCGCTGCACGACAAATGGACCGACGTCGACTTCCAGATCAAGGTCGGCGACGGCACGTCGGGTTCCGTGCGCTGGATCCTCAAGAGCGGCGGCACGACCGTGATCGACAAGTCGAAGTCCGGCGTGGACACCTTCCTCGACGACCGGGTGCGGCCCAAGTGGGGCATCTACCGCTCCCTCGGCGACACCTCGGGCTCCCTGCAGAACTGCTATCTGCTCCTCACCAACCTCCGTGGCTACCAACTGGTGTGA
- a CDS encoding glycoside hydrolase family 105 protein, with amino-acid sequence MGQPAATEDWSVSMVESTMARYSPTTIGGWSYPVGLYLYGQYLTYQRTHEPRYLSYIKSYVDRFVASDGSIGQSFNNLDSMQAGRLLTILHHETGQDRYRIAAKKIRDRLDTYPRTSDGGFWHADSDSRAHQLWADGVYMVNPFLVEYGKEFNDSAYTNNEAAKQLYVYGSHLQVTGGLLKHAYDESRTASWSDAGTGLAPEHWCRAVGWYSMAIVNVLDAIPSSHPRRAALLTILQKLAAGLEHYQDPTTGRWFQVMDKGDRSDNWTETSCSSMFTYALSRGAQKGYLDAHYATVAQRGYQGVLAKVSLGSDGRTNLTDISIGTNVGDYAYYVGRTRATNDFHGLGAFLIMNEQLRSR; translated from the coding sequence GTGGGGCAGCCTGCGGCCACCGAGGACTGGTCGGTGTCGATGGTCGAGTCGACGATGGCGCGCTACTCACCGACCACGATCGGCGGCTGGTCGTACCCGGTCGGCCTGTATCTCTACGGCCAGTACCTCACATACCAGCGCACCCATGAGCCGCGCTATCTCTCGTACATCAAGAGCTATGTCGACCGCTTCGTGGCGAGCGACGGATCGATCGGCCAGAGCTTCAACAACCTGGACAGCATGCAGGCCGGACGGCTGCTGACGATCCTGCACCACGAGACCGGACAGGACCGCTACCGCATCGCCGCCAAGAAGATCCGCGACCGCCTCGACACCTACCCGCGCACCTCGGACGGCGGCTTCTGGCACGCCGACTCCGACAGCCGCGCCCATCAACTCTGGGCGGACGGCGTCTACATGGTGAACCCGTTCCTCGTCGAGTACGGCAAGGAGTTCAATGACTCGGCGTACACGAACAACGAGGCCGCCAAGCAGCTCTACGTCTACGGCAGTCATCTCCAGGTGACGGGCGGCCTGTTGAAGCACGCCTACGACGAGTCGCGGACCGCGAGCTGGTCCGATGCCGGCACGGGCCTGGCCCCCGAGCACTGGTGCCGGGCCGTCGGCTGGTACTCCATGGCGATCGTCAACGTCCTTGACGCGATCCCGAGTTCGCACCCGCGCCGGGCCGCCCTGCTGACCATCCTCCAGAAGCTGGCCGCGGGCCTGGAGCACTACCAGGATCCGACCACCGGACGCTGGTTCCAGGTCATGGACAAGGGCGACCGCAGCGACAACTGGACCGAGACGTCGTGCTCCAGCATGTTCACGTACGCCCTCTCGCGCGGGGCCCAGAAGGGCTACCTGGACGCGCACTACGCGACCGTCGCCCAGCGCGGCTACCAGGGCGTCCTCGCCAAGGTCTCCCTCGGTTCCGACGGCCGGACCAACCTCACCGACATCTCCATCGGCACCAACGTCGGCGACTACGCCTACTACGTGGGCCGCACCCGGGCGACCAACGACTTCCACGGTCTCGGCGCCTTCCTGATCATGAACGAACAACTCCGGTCGAGGTGA